AGTTCCTTCCTGATGATAAAAAAAGGTTTTTCCTGTCCCTGTCTCCATATTGAATGGTTACAGTCATGGCAATGGAAGCATGAATTGAGTTTTATCTCTCTTAGATGAGGGCAGTTATGGATCATGTCACTGATTATTGAAGTTCACCCTGTTTATGGTCCCAAGAACAATTTTTTTGATATGTTCGTCCGAAAGAACAAATAACAAAAACATAAGAGATGGATTCAATGTATATCTTTACTTATGCACTTCATAGAAGCTAGCAAAGAAGTTTCACTTAAGGATATTTCGATAAAGCTCAAGATTTCTTCAATATAATTAGTTGTTTATTCTTTAAAATGCAGTACCACATGGAACAAGAGGAAATTTGTACCTGCCCTCCTTTGCCATACACCGTAAGTGGATGTCCAACAGCAGCCTGAACACAGAACCGATTTAATGCAGTTCCAAATACACCATCATAATCAAGTCTGTTAACCAGCTCCTCATGCATTGCAGTTTCATCTGTCCTTATCCCATATACAACTCCCTGGTTCAGGTCGGTGGCTCTGATTCCCCACGCCTTGCAAGTAAAGGCTATGTTGTGGGAATCATGGACTTTACTCAAATGATAGAAAGAGCTTGCTTGTTTGGGATAAGGAAGAGTATCTGTTCTTCCATTATGAGTGATAGTTATATAACCTTCTTCAATATCTATGTTAGGGGTCCCATATTCCCCCATTGTCCCAAGTTTGACCAAATGGCACTCTTCCCTAAACTCCTTTATGGCAAATAGTACATTAAGTGTCCCTATCACATTATTATGTTGGGTAAAAACAGCTCTTGACCTATCAATCATAGAATACGGTGCAGACCTCTGCTCTCCAAAATGGACAACAGCATCAGGTTCGAAGGATTTGAAAGCTTCTGCCAAGAATTCAAATTCACATATATCACCAACATACAGTTGAATGTCTTTTCCTGTGAGAGATTTCCAACGCCTTATGCGGTTATGGATAGATGAGATGGGTGTTAGAGAATCTAGACCAAGCTGGTCGTCAAATAGGCGGCGGATAAGGTTGTCAACAATAGCAACTTCATATCCCTTGTTGGATAGGTGGAGAGAAGTAGCCCAGCCACAATAGCCATCACCACCAATGACCATGACCTTCTTCCTAGTGGAGGCTCCATCAGTGGTCTGTTGAGAGCCAGAGTCATTCTGGGTTTTAGCTTCTTGGCTCATGGAAACAGCTGAAGCTCTGATCAAACACTTTGCAGACCTTCTGCTTTGGAAGCTTAGCTTTTTTAAGGGTGAAAAAGCAATTCCCATATTAAAAGATGTTGGAATAGGAGTAGAACATTGGTTAATTGACTTGAAATGCAGCTTGTTGCTGGAAGAGACATCTAAAGAACAGGTGGTAGAAAGTAAATGTGCCATGATAGCCGCCTCGATATGAGCCTACCAACTTTCTTAAAACCTGCaaaactaagaaaaaaagaatcagAACTGAATGTAGACTTCTAGTTTATCTAGGAAATACAAAAAAGGAAAGCTAGTTTCAGGAAAACTGAAAAccaaaaaaacataaataaacagCAAGGATCAGGAAACTGAAAAACCAAGAAATAATGAAAACAAACAGCAACTGTCCTCTTAGCATGAAAAATAATTCTGTTGTTAGATTTTagatttctctttctttttctgtcAATGGAAATAGATTTCAATCACAAACTAGAACTACGGACATGATGGCTAATGCCCTTTTACAACATTCTTCTTAAGCTAAAGTGTaagaagaaaattaattttttgatgattaAGAAATCCTCTGTGAGGTAGCTAGGCCAACCCTAACTGTGCATTTGAAAACTGGAGGGagtatccccccccccccccgctcTACAACTTCTCCCACTTGAATACCACGCTTCGAACCAGTGGTAAGGTACGAACTCGAGACGTGCGCCAAATTCACACATCCCGCTGCATCCTTACCGTTAAACCAAAATGTTTGGGGAAGTGAAAAGAAATGTGAGAACGGAAACTTTTGGCGAAGCAAATATGCTTGGCAAAGAATGTATGACCATCCTTAGGGAAAGTGTTTTTATCATAGAATCAcagatgaaataaaatacaccATGATAAATTGTAAGTATTGTTAGAAGGAATATGAAGAAGCAAAAGACAATGTGCACAGTGCCAACCAGCATGAGAACAATATTGTAGGAAGCAGGTGGAAGTTCTGAAAGGGCTTTCTTGCCAGTATGCCCAAAATTTGAAGGTTTGAATAAATTAGCAGAATTGTGGTTCTGGAAATGTGGACACATAATTGAAAGATTGATAGTAGCAATCAATTTAGTTGATTTGTTCACTATACATTCAAGAATGCAacaatgaccatatctcttcaTAGGAGAGATCATCCCCATCCTAGTCCTTGCCTATTGCAGGCATCACAAGAAGATGCACATAGAGAATGACATTTGGAAACTTCAGCTGATGAAATATCAGTCTGGATCACTACTCAATAAGGCAAAGTTGTTTATTGAAAGGATAATTAACACAAATATTTGTTTGATCAAAGTCATGACGACCCTTTCACCACTAATTGAGCATTTCACTAATAAACAGCTTTGTCAATCCTCAGCAGGAATGTACAATTAGGACCAAGCAAAGCATCTTGATGCAATAAAACTTCCTATTGCAAATAGACTGGAAACATGTGTTGGTTTTACAGCATTATAGCATAAGCAGTGTTTCAAAGAGATGATTAAATGAAACTAAAACCTTCTTTGAGCGCTTAAAATAAGGATAAGGTCAGTTAAACCATCATAGGGGTAACAATGCAATAGTTTCACTTAGAGCAAAGCCCAAAAATGGCAAGACTAAATAGTGGAGTACAATATTTTGCCAATGATGGATTTGGCGCTACGGAATGCTTATACACCAAAGACATTTTCAATACAGACATAAACTTCACTCCCAGTTAGTCTTAGTCCGGAACAAAATCAGTCCACCTCCTACCTCATCAGCATCCAGCAACTAAGATTCATACATTTTAGCATGCCAAGCTCTAGTTTTTAGGATTCAATTATAGTTACTCCAATCACTTAGTCCAGTCAAGCAAGCATACAACCAGTAGTAATAAAACCACCAAAACCCACTACGAATACGATGACAagttaaacatttatttggagagCAAACTAGAACAGGAAATACTCAGTTGACTACAGAAAGCCAAACACATGAAGGGGTCACCAAATATTGCAAAGAAGCAACATCTGAAACTAAATTGGTCACCAAAAATTGAAGCAACCAGAGGGTAAAgaatcaatttttgaaactaaAAATTTTCACCAAATATTTCAAGGAAGCAACTTCAGAAGCTAAAAGGGTCACCTCGAGAAGAGGGCGATACTTTGTAGAGATAAAATCCTTAGACGAGAGTGAGAAGGGTATCCTCAGCCAAAATTTTCATTTATCTGGGCAAAGCATCATAGTTTTGCCCAAAGGATATTCTTTACATCCCAAAGACATTGTTGACAACAAAATTACCACTTTGTCCCCCTACACACTTCTAGTCTCACGTTAATTGTCTACCGTACTATGATAActatttcaatttcaatatataaaattaatatataattaattatattttctcaTGTTAACTTTACAACTAATGCATTTTGAATGTGTAAACAagtcaataattttttaaaaaaaattcttaaggggataaattagtaaaaatatcaatcttattttatgatttcttaagagACATGTTACGAGAATAATTAATAAGTAATATAAAATGGACAaagtaacaaataaaataaattaacatcTGATATTTGATATCTTACCatgtcttaaaaatttagattataataaaaattctatttcaacaaaaattaatgaaaaaattattaagaTTGGCTAGGTGACTTTCTAGGCAacattaaatgattttctaagTAACTATCCTAAGTTGAGTGACTTTTGAGTTATTAAACaaagttaaataattttctaaatGAATTATACGAAGATGAGTGAGCATACAAGATATAATCTCTTTATTTTCTGCAGCCAAAAATAAAGTATTAGAGTCATGATAAGGAAGAAACtgaaagtattttttaaaaaaggcaaTGGAAGGAGACGACAGCAAAGTACTGGAGATAATGAAAAAATGACTGATGCCGAAGAAAACATGAATAAGAGGAAGACTATTTCTCTTTATGATCTCACTGCGAATGGCGATTCAAGAATTGTGATAACACAAGTGTTGTTAAAGGGATAAAACTATGAAGAATGGGCTAAGTTTGAGGACAACCGCAAGAGTAaggaagaaatttaattttgttgaaggaacaataaaaaaaatagtgcgACGAGTCGTCGGATATGAAAATTGGTGGACTATAAATTCATTGGTGTCGTGAATTCGCAATACCATTGAATCTATGCTTTGCTCAACGATATCACATAAGGGGGAGTTAGAGAAATTGTGAACTTGTATACAATATCATTTTGTAGTTATGAACAGTCCACAAATACATCAATTGAAGGCAAAATTGATAGGATGTAAGCAGAATGGTATGGCCATAGTTGATTATTATGGTAAACTAACAAAGTTGTGGGAGGAATTGGAAAATTAAGAACAGATCCCAATGTGCACATGCAGAAAGTGCACTTGTCATCTAGGAACATCACTGGAaaccaaaagagaagaagataTCGCTCTGAATATCAAGTAGCTTACCAAAGCGTACCTCAGATAATATTATCAACTAGGTCCACTAGTGCTAAGATTTACATCAAAAAAATGCATTAAGAGTGGGTATAAGTATGATAACATGTGTACTTAGTCGATATCATAGGTTGATAGAGGAAGAGTTAGATAACTATATCGTTAACAGTAAAGAATGGACCTCACTAAGTCAATATAACAGTTCAATAATCTaggaaaaataagaataagacaACTAACCAGAATCAATCGATAAGTAAATATGAAGGAATATTtaagataaataatcaagaagGCACAAAGCAGTGCAGAGTAATGATATGGAATGGCCAGTGATGGTATCATTATACACCTGCTCTACAATGGCATACTATGAGATGTGACCCATGTACGACTCGCGAGATAACAATATCTGAAATCATTTTTCTTTGGGTTTCAAATTAAAATCAAGTACCCTGAACTATTATCCCTTGGATTTCATAATATATCTATCGTACTATATTTTTGATCCATGACAAATGAACGTGTATGCATGATCTCAATAATAAATATTGTCAATATGCAATAGAATTAAGCATATCTTTTTCAAAACAGTGTCCTTAGGTCAGTATCTTTCTCAAATAAGTAGATTGCTTTCAACACAGTGCCTTTAGGTCGATAAATCATCAAGGTATGATATAACACAAGAAAAAAGTAATGCAATAACAAATAATCAATTCAAGTCATATAATGTCTATTAATTAGCCCTAACCTAGATTACACATATATAGTCAATCTTTCAAATTCTTGAAACCACAAAATGCCCAATCCATAACACACTTTATACAATAAATTATTGTTCAAGCAAAGTCTAAAAGagtaaatcataacctaccttgAAGCCGAGAAAATATGTCATGAGTCTTTATAAAATTGCCTCCCGCTTCGAATTGCCTAGAAAAACACCCAATCTATCAAAATCATACTCTACAAGAGTATATGAGTCCATCAACACTCATATTGCTATATTAAACATTGATTCAAAAATCAAGTCAAAAGGATAAACCTAAAATCCTAAGGTCCAAATTGAAAATGTATTTCAAAATTAGTTTGTCCACGATGTAAAAAACCTATGCATCAAAATGAGTCAAAACCATGTATGAATCGAACCTTAAACTGAGAAAATACTAATTTAGAAACTTATGGCCAAATCCAGCAATTTTCAATacccaaaataaattaaagctcaaaataaataatacattaGCGGAGAAAAATCAAATATGAAGATACATTTTGAACCTCATGATGAAATATCAAAATTCCTGAAAATATCTCTCAAATCCAAGTTCTACAAGTcctaaaatcaaaataaaaggtcTAAATTTGAAATAGAATTTTAATATGTGTAGGAAATAGGTGTTCTTCGTGAATGCGGAGCTCCATTGCGAAATGATGAGACAACCTGACCCAGACCCGCACAAATGCAAAGACAACCCGATCCGCAAAGATGTGATAAGCAAACACAACATGTCCCTGATCCCGACTAAACCCTTCTTCGCGAATGCAACCACCACCTCTTAATTGCGAATACCAATAATCTCCTGCTTCTTCAGAAACCTGATCAACTCTTCATAAACGCGAAGAAAGAGTCACTAGCTTTATAAGACAACAAAATCAAAAAAGCCAACCTcaatcaaaaactcaaaatagatctTTAATTGCGAATACCAATAATCTCCTCCTTCTTCAGAAACATGACCAACTCTTTATGAATTCGAAGAAGGAGTCACTAGCTCTATAAGACAACAAACCGAAAGGCCAACCTCaataaaaaactcaaaatagatccTCAAAAATCATTTGAAATCTTCAAACAATTCGATCATAGAACACATTTCAGACTTACTGGAATTATCAAATCACCAATCCATGGTCAAATTGATCAAATATTGTCTAGGTCAACTctaatttttaggaaaatatcaTGCCCTAAGCCTAACCCTGGACGTGGCCAGCACTCCGAAACTATTGCTGGTTCCAAGCAAACCCTTGGCTTGGCTGACTACTGAAATGAAACTAAACATACATGCGGAAGCTTTATAAAGTGAacctttaatattatttaaaacatCTTATGGAAAAAtctgaaataaatatgaatgtaaataatgatgatgatgatgatgatgcttAAGACTTCTGAATACAAACGACTGAACTGACTCACTAACTCTGACTATCTATAAAGACTCTACTAGCTGTAGATAGGTGCTGAGACAAGACCCACAGCTACTAcctatatattaaataaaactGAACTAACTATATTGAAGCCCTctgaaagcaaggaggtcttaCGAACTGCTGATGGAAAGAGATCTCACTGAAGTATCTGCGATCGTGAGTACCCGAATCTCACTGTCGTCGATTTGCGGGTGAAGTGTTGTGCTAATGTCTACTCGGGTAAAATCCTCTTGAAAGTTCCTCGAGAAGCTAGAGGTGAACTAAGAACCCCAATAAGATATAATAGACACAGGCACCCCATGGAGATGAAATACCACCCTAACATAAACATGAGCTAATCTCTTAGCACTGAAAAAAGACTGCACAGGAATGAAATGTGCTGACTTGGCCAATCGATTCATGATGACCCAACTACTATCAACAGCCCTAAAAGTCCGATGCAAACCCATAACGAAATCCATAATGATGTGTTCCTATTTCCACTCCAGAATAGGAAATCTCTGAAATTCACCACCAGGTCTCAAACGCTCAGCCTTCACCTACTAGAAACATAAGAAATAGAAAACATAGtctacaatatctctccttatACTACTCCAGTAGTAATGTTGTTTCAAATCTCAATACATCTTCACTGTGtctggatgaatggaatatctggaGTCATTGGCCTTATGAGGAATCAAATGTGTCAAGTTCCTAACTTAATACAAATACTACCATCAAACCTTAGCAAACCATCCGCATCTAAGATGGCCTTCTCAGAGTCACCTCACAAAACTCGATCTCAACTAGCTACTAAGTCATCATTAACAAATAGTTAACCACAAATGTGCTCCAATAACGATGCCTAAACTTCAACATAGGCTCCAAATATCTGAAAACTAAGATCTTTAAGCTCTATAGGGATCATACGATAAGACAGAATAAAGATAGGAAAAATGCCCGGCTCAAGGTCAATAGCAAAACCAATATCATGATCAGGAATAAAGTCAGGTAGATCGGTAGGAGATACAATAACAAACTCATGCATAATAGGAACTGAATTAACTAAAGATCTATCCTTACTAACATGACGCACATAATCCAAATTGGCTAAGCATCTGCTACATACTAATCTCTGAGTCCAGCCATAATAAATAACCCTAATCTATGTGTGACTAAAAAACTCATACCACACCACCAAAGGGATACCAAGCATGGCTAATGTAACGATCTTGGTAAAGAAATCCAAGATCGCATTATAGGGGGATAACCAATCCATTCCCataattacatcaaaatcaagcatatcCAAAACAATAAGGTCAGCTCGAGTGTCACACCCCTGGATAGTAACCAAGCATGACCTATACACCTAATCAACTTCTAAAGACTCACCCACGGAGGTCAAAATACATAATGATGCTGATAGTCTTAGAAGGTAAACCCGATCaggaagcataataaaatagagATATAAGAATGTGtagaatatgaataaaataaagttgaggcAGGTTGATGTGATATAATAATCATACCTGTTATAACAATGTCTGATGCCTCAACCTCCTACCTTGCTAGAGTTGTATAAAAGTGGCCTTGTCCACTTTTGAATTAAGCATCTGATATACTTCCTATCCTACCTCCTCGACCCTCCTCGAGCCTCTTGGTGACTACCTCTGTGATCCAAACCCTAAGCATCACCTCTGGCCGGAGGTGTTACTGTTGACACTAGCTGAGCTACTATAGAGTAGGCTTAATTATCCCTCATCGAGGACACTCTCTAGACCAGTGGTCAAGCTCGCTATAATTGTAACATCCCTCTGAAGAATGACCACCCTAACCTGAAGAACCTAAATATGAACCTCTCAAAGTCTGACCTATACTAGAACTACCCCGACTAAATTACTCGCCCTCTATGATCTGGAGCACCGCCTGAATAGGACGGTTAGACTGACCTTGGTACTGGTAGTGCTGGAGAGTTCTACCATAAGAGTCCCTGCCCCTAGATTGGGAGTCATTATAGTTTCCCTAGTGACGATCCCTCTTATTACTGGCCCCTTGGGCCCTATGATGAAGCTCATCcataatatgatgtgaataaCAACATCTAAGAAAGACCTTCCCATTGAATCCATAGAATCATTCTTAATGCACAATTGCAACCTTAAAGCATGGATAAAGCAAAAAACCCTTTCCTCCTCTATAAATAGAATCATGGTAGAATGCCTATAGAGCTCATGGAATCTGGCTTCATACTTTGACATGGTTATGGACCCTAACTCTAGTCTAGTAAACTGATCACATATTCGATCTCTAACACTCCTCGATATTAAATTAACTAAGAATGACTTTGAGAACTCAAGAAGTCAAGAGAGGTGACCCAGCTGGTCTACACTCTATTTATGAATGCCATCACCGCCTGGCTAAGAAGTAAAGCATGCCCCTTTAGACTCTACTAAGCTTATGGTATACAAATCTCTCTACATGTCCTCAAAAACTAGTGGGTATCCTCCCCTACAGCCCTAGAAAATCTCAAAGGAGTCCATCTCAAGAAAACTCTGAGCATCCTCTGTTCTTCTATATGTGTATATCCTAGTGCAATAATTGGTTGAGTAGTAATGGGTGCTAGTGGCACCTCAACTTGGGGAGTCCTACTGCCGGTTTAACATACGATGCTGGTATAACTGGAGTTGGGGCCTACTACATACCCCAAACATGACCAATATTTGGGAAATAGCTATCTGAAACTCTAGTGCCATAGCTGGCTTGAGTGGTGGTAGGGCTGGTCCAGTCCCACTGGATGTTAAGGAATAAGAGCTGGATGTGGCTCAACAACTAGATCAGGAGTCACCTCTCTATCTTAATCTTGAGTTGGTGCTGCAGCTTGCGCACGACCTCGGGGCCGATCTCTACCCCTAGCCGGGGCTCTATCTATTGGCTTGGGATCATCACCCTCAATTACTGCAACACGCGTATGAGCCATTCTGTGAAAGAGTGAAATAAATAAGATTCTGAAAACTGATTAAGACAACCAAATGCATGATAAGGGATCAAAAGAAAGAATCATCCTAAAGATGTCCTATAGAATCCCTAATATATTATACAGAAGTCTTTGCATCGATCTATAGGACTTTTACGACCTCGACCTACCGTGATTGTCACCCATACTAACTCTTTGGTGGAAGAACCACTATTTTAGCCCAACTAACAATCCTCATAAGAGATAGATAATTTAATGATGTGGAATCAtgtttaataaagaaaataaggcaaagttctcataaactcagaACAAACTAGTCAAATAACCCAATATGCAGAATTTAACTCCTAGAAACTGAAATTcaatgtaccaaaactctaaacaaaCAACAAGTCTAAGAAAGGGAATGCAACccccaaaagtcataaaaatattaacagTGTATGAAATCTAAGTCCTAAAAGAAGGACTAGAATAAGGCGAGCCCATGACAGCCTGAAAGAATTGACTCACCCTTGAACACTGCCAGCTAATGATCTTTTATTCTAGGTCTCTTAGTAGCCATCTGAATATGCTCCGTACTCAACAAAGATAGAGCAaatatagtatcagtacacaaagacaaagtgtactagtaggatcatgCGACTAGCCAGTAAGAGAAATATAAACAAGTAAGTACAACACAATAaacacatatataaataatagcCTTAAATATTACTATCTCATATCCATTACTCAACATGATCACAGTTCAACAGTCCCGATTATCATGaaatttcacataagggtcctctcatgggacctacaacACTAATTTATGTGTTGGAATATGATACCTGATCCAAGGTTTatattggaatgtgacacccgattcaaatgtGTGTTGGTATGTGACACGCGATTAAAATATGTGTCTGAATGTGACACTCAATTCCACATACAAGTCAACCACTATCACAGTGAATAGTCCAACTATCATATCTACCAAAAATGGATTCATTATAATTCATGGCCAGTAAGTAGTCATTTCACATAGATACCATCCATAGTTCTAGGTTATTAAATTGTGAAGTAGGGGAGTAATAATCTTATCTTTGGCgtgagaattcatggaaaaatgaTTAAAAGTGCCCTAGTTCGCCTCCCAACTTCTTAAGATAGTTTTTGCAGAAGAATATTGTTTCTGGGGTCTTTTCACAACTTAAGTCATATTTGTCCCGTCGTCaggaccatcccgctctggcggcccCACCCAGGCAAGATTTTTTCGCTCTGCAGATATGCAGAGGAAAAAAGCTTGTAAAGAGTCTCCAAGTCTCCTATATCACAACATACCCACTTTCCATGATGCCTTAACATATACCCTTTACTCCAAGTTTAATTTTAGGAGTTTTACTCCTCCAAATGTGATTTCTTAAAGCCATAAAGGCTCTATATAGTATTGGCTATCAACTAAATCAATCAAACTATAGGTTCGATCCCCCATCCATTTTTGgatcaccctagacctcacctaaCTTAAAATTCATTCAAGTCTAGCCTAGGCTCAAAAATTTCCAAGTCACTACCAAAGTTTTTTGGCCCggatttcttctcttttggcttACCCATAATGACAGGAATAGGTCATTACGATAAATATCAATTTACACAGTACTCATCCCTAAGTGACCAACTAGGAAAACAATGCTAAGACAGAGATAGAATAGTACTTGATTCGATGAACTACTGGGGATACTTATCTcacatgttttttttattttcccaaGTAGCTTTCTGTACTAGACGATGCTTCAATTGAACTTTCACAGATTTAATTTCTTTAGTTCACAGCTTTCAGACATCACGATCTAAGATTGCCACTGGTTCTTCCTCGTATTAAAGATCCCTGTCTAACAAAACTGAGTCTCATTTAATGAAGTAATCTCCATCTCCATGATAGTTCTTCAGTatggacacatggaacacccTATGTACCATAGaaaagctaggtggtaaggtcAATCTGTAAGCCACTAGGCCTACATGGTCAATAATCTTAAAAAGGATAATATAGTGAGGACTCATCTTGCCCTTCTTACCAAATTTCATTATCTATTTAA
The genomic region above belongs to Solanum dulcamara chromosome 5, daSolDulc1.2, whole genome shotgun sequence and contains:
- the LOC129889235 gene encoding UDP-sulfoquinovose synthase, chloroplastic, which encodes MAHLLSTTCSLDVSSSNKLHFKSINQCSTPIPTSFNMGIAFSPLKKLSFQSRRSAKCLIRASAVSMSQEAKTQNDSGSQQTTDGASTRKKVMVIGGDGYCGWATSLHLSNKGYEVAIVDNLIRRLFDDQLGLDSLTPISSIHNRIRRWKSLTGKDIQLYVGDICEFEFLAEAFKSFEPDAVVHFGEQRSAPYSMIDRSRAVFTQHNNVIGTLNVLFAIKEFREECHLVKLGTMGEYGTPNIDIEEGYITITHNGRTDTLPYPKQASSFYHLSKVHDSHNIAFTCKAWGIRATDLNQGVVYGIRTDETAMHEELVNRLDYDGVFGTALNRFCVQAAVGHPLTVYGKGGQTRGYLDIRDTVQCVEIAIANPAQQGEFRVFNQFTEQFSVNELAALVTKAGEKLGLEVKTISVPNPRVEAEEHYYNAKHTKLIELGLQPHLLSDSLLDSLLNFAVQYKDRVDRKQIMPSVSWKKIGAKPKTVAA